DNA sequence from the Candidatus Planktophila sulfonica genome:
TTCCGAGGCTCCTCTAACCTTTACTTTTCTTTAGTAGAGACGTCGCTGTACGTACCGCAAAGCTCAAGTAATGTTCCTGAAGAATTACTGGAATTACTCTCGCGCACCTATATGAACGCTTGCAAAATTTTGGCTAATGGTGATTCAGTCATGGCATCTTCTATGGCTCGACAAATTGACTTACAAAATAATGGTGGCTTAAAGAGTTATACCGACGAAGAAGTAATTGCGGCTTATGATGATATTTTTGGATTGAATGGTGCAACAGATTTCGCAAGAGATCAATCAAGAGAATCCTACTTGCGAATGGAGTACGAACTATTCCAAAGTACATTTGAGAATGATCGTTTACGAATTCAAGAATCAAGCACTCCTTATTCAGAAACAGTCTCTAGATATTTTGATTCGATAAAATTGGTTCCAGTGCTTGTAGAAACCTCAGCTCTTTGGGGATTTACCAGATATGAATCTAACCCATCCCTTTCATTTGAGGATGGCCGAAAAATGCTTGCTCTAAATCCAAGTTCTTCTTTTGCACCGGATTCATGGCTTCCTGCTAAACAAACTAAGGGAGAGGGCATCTATCTTCAATTTTCCGATGCTCTATTGAAAAAATGGGAAAGTCGTCAAAGTGTAATTTCGAGAGTTTCTAAATTTACTAACACAGAGTTTTCAGATTCATTCCGATCGGTGCAACTTTCCCCTAGATACGCAATGATTCATACATTTTCACATTTGCTTATTAAGCAATTAGTTTTTTACTGTGGTTATAGCCAAGCAAGTTTGAAAGAGAGGCTATATGTGAGCGATGGGGATCAAAGCATGTCAGGACTTTTGATCTATACAGCTTCAGGAGATTCTGAAGGAACGCTTGGTGGTCTTGTGAGAATGGGAAAGCCTGGGTTCCTAGAACAGATCATCGAACAGGCTCTTCGTGAGGCGGAATGGTGTTCGAATGATCCAGTCTGTTCTGAAAGTGGTGAAGTTCAAGAAGATGGGGATGTCATAAATCGGCTCTCAGCCTGCTATGCGTGTGGCTTAATCCCGGAAACAGCATGTGAATCATTTAATCTTTTCTTGGATCGTTCACTAATTGTGGGCGAACTTTTAGCCCAAGATTTATCTTTCTTCCAGATCTCGCGGTAAGCCGACGGGGCGCAGTCCATGCTTGTCAGTGGTGGCAGATAATCTCTTGATATGAGAAAAGTATGTCCAAAATGTGGGTCAAAGAGCGGAATCCGGGAAATC
Encoded proteins:
- the drmB gene encoding DUF1998 domain-containing protein encodes the protein MSNFNNQLRREQLITPFGVGAMTVLPDGMSIIMAGTDHWFGNDGGVLKSECEIDDWRLSGRLGVKHLYSPPTVKSNDGQMFVRGRLPDPKVPVLRFPTWYFCKYCSRMEKKELDFFGPLRCPNTSHLEKGMRPPVMFQVPYVVMCKSGHLDDFPWREWAHRSASITCMGVLRFAPSGNSNPQGTRVYCDSCKASRNLEFITSERNGRTYLSTALEKGEEFLCSGRRPWLGDSSDAKETCANDIRGSFRGSSNLYFSLVETSLYVPQSSSNVPEELLELLSRTYMNACKILANGDSVMASSMARQIDLQNNGGLKSYTDEEVIAAYDDIFGLNGATDFARDQSRESYLRMEYELFQSTFENDRLRIQESSTPYSETVSRYFDSIKLVPVLVETSALWGFTRYESNPSLSFEDGRKMLALNPSSSFAPDSWLPAKQTKGEGIYLQFSDALLKKWESRQSVISRVSKFTNTEFSDSFRSVQLSPRYAMIHTFSHLLIKQLVFYCGYSQASLKERLYVSDGDQSMSGLLIYTASGDSEGTLGGLVRMGKPGFLEQIIEQALREAEWCSNDPVCSESGEVQEDGDVINRLSACYACGLIPETACESFNLFLDRSLIVGELLAQDLSFFQISR